The Solanum lycopersicum chromosome 9, SLM_r2.1 genome window below encodes:
- the LOC101259367 gene encoding tubby-like F-box protein 3: MSFKSMIQDMKDEFGSISRKGFRSRSHRVVQDCTVTIDALRQSCWANMPPELLRDVLMRIEESDSDWRPRKNVVACAGVCRSWREIMKEIVKTPEVSGKLTFPISLKQPGPRDKLVQCFIRRNRSSQTYHLFLNLNEVANDDGKFLLAARKCKRPTYTDYIISLNAEVASRGSSTYIGKLRSNFLGTKFTVYDAQPSNAGAKVSKCRSTRFVGMKQVSPRIPTGNYPVAHISYELNVLGARGPRRMLCIMDAIPASSIEPGGLAPTQTEFVPVNVDSFPSLHFFRSKSTRVDNFSSGPLPSPKDEVLTLKNKAPRWHEQLQCWCLNFNGRVTVASVKNFQLVASLGDGAGQENENVILQFGKVGEDLFTMDYQYPISAFQAFAICLSSFDTKIACE, translated from the exons ATGTCCTTTAAGAGTATGATTCAGGACATGAAGGATGAGTTTGGGAGCATTTCTCGGAAAGGATTTCGCTCCAGGTCACATAGGGTGGTTCAGGATTGTACCGTGACTATCGATGCGTTGAGGCAAAGTTGTTGGGCCAACATGCCGCCTGAGCTATTGAGAGATGTGCTGATGAGGATTGAGGAGTCGGACTCTGATTGGCGTCCAAGGAAAAATGTTGTGGCGTGCGCTGGTGTTTGCAGGAGTTGGAGGGAAATCATGAAAGAGATTGTTAAAACACCTGAAGTTAGCGGAAAATTGACGTTCCCAATCTCCTTGAAGCAG CCTGGTCCAAGAGACAAACTTGTTCAATGTTTCATCAGAAGGAACCGCAGCTCACAGACATATCACCTTTTCCTTAATTTAAATGAAG TTGCTAACGATGACGGTAAGTTCCTTCTTGCTGCTCGGAAGTGTAAAAGGCCAACATACACAGATTAcatcatttctttaaatgccgAAGTTGCTTCCAGGGGTAGCAGCACCTACATTGGGAAGCTGAG ATCCAACTTCTTGGGGACCAAGTTCACTGTCTATGATGCACAACCATCTAATGCAGGAGCTAAAGTCAGTAAATGTCGCTCTACTAGGTTTGTTGGGATGAAACAAGTCTCTCCAAGAATACCCACTGGCAACTATCCTGTAGCTCACATctcgtatgagttgaatgtccTGGGGGCTAG GGGGCCCAGGAGGATGCTGTGTATCATGGACGCAATTCCAGCTTCTTCTATTGAACCTGGGGGTTTAGCCCCTACGCAAACAGAATTTGTTCCAGTGAATGTAGATTCCTTCCCCTCCCTCCACTTTTTTAGATCAAAATCAACTCGCGTGGATAATTTCTCATCCGGGCCTTTACCAAGTCCAAAAGATGAAGTTCTAACTTTGAAGAACAAAGCTCCTAGGTGGCATGAACAACTCCAATGCTGGTGTCTTAACTTCAATGGCCGGGTGACAGTCGCTTCTGTAAAAAACTTTCAGCTAGTTGCTTCTCTTGGGGATGGAGCTGGACAGGAAAATGAGAATGTTATTCTCCAATTTGGGAAAGTGGGAGAGGATTTGTTCACCATGGACTATCAGTATCCTATCTCTGCATTTCAGGCATTTGCTATCTGCCTCAGTAGCTTTGACACCAAAATCGCCTGCGAATGA